Part of the Mycolicibacterium mageritense genome is shown below.
CGACTCTGCGCTCTTGGCGCGCTTGACCGCACGCTTCTCCTTGAGCGACTTACCGGACTTCTTGCTCATGCTCTGCCGTGGCGACTTGTCAGCCATTGTTGGCCCCTTGTGATGTGGGGGCCTGTCGTGGTCCCGGTCCTTCGACCGTACGCGCCGCGTCGGCGAACTCGCAATGTCGGTATCGGTGCTGTTGACAATGTACTCCGCGCAGCGTTGACTGAGGTTCTGGCCCGGATCCCGCCACCAGGCACGAACGATCCACTGCGCTAGCAGGATGCACCAGTTTTTCTGCGGTACAGCGAAATTCGGTTCAGTACACACACAATGCGGTAGCGGCGTGCTTTCGGACAGGCTGAGGCGTCGAACGCGAACCGGAGCGAGGCCGATGCGCGTACCTGCCGATCAGCAGCGAATCATCTTTCTCAGATCCAGGATTCGCGTTGCGCGATGACCGTGGCCAACCGACGGCCTGCCGGCGTGCATCGGTCTTGATGCACGGCGCAACAGAACCAGAGAGACGAGCATGACGCACATCACCGAACCTCGGGCCATCGGCAACCATGCCGACATGGGCCCCGCGGTGTCGAAAAAGGGCACGGATACCGAGGATTCGAATGATCCACCAGTCGCACCTGCCGCCGACCGCCGGTCGGAGACGCGTTGACCGCGTCGTCGACACTGCACTTGGTTGGTAGTCCCATCACCGAGCGTCCTGGTCTCAGCCCGCTGAATGTGGGGATGCTCTGTACATTCCCACCGACACGGTGCGGGCTGGCCAGGTTCAGCTCGGGGCTCGCCGCAGGTCTGTCCGCCAACGGCGTGAACATCGGCGTGGTCCGGGTGAGCGATGGCATGCCATCCCAAGGCAGTCACGTCATCGGTGAATTGGTCAATGGTTCCGCAACGTCGGTGGCTGAGTGCATCGATCTGCTCAACCTCAGCGACATTGCCCTGGTTCAGCACCGGTTCGGCGTCTACGGTGGCGCGGACGGCGATGAAATTCTGGAGATCATCGGCGGGTTGGATGTCCCGGCAATCGTAGTCGTCCACACGGTGCCCCGTGACCCGTCGCCGCGCCAACGCGCTGTGCTCGAGCAGATCGTGGCTTTGGCCGAACGCGTGGTGGTGTTGTCCGATACGGCCAACGGACGGCTCAGTCGTGCCTTCCGCGTCGACGGCTTGAAAATCAAGACGATTCCGCACGGCGCGACGATTCCCACCGGTGGATCGGTCAAGCGAGGCAACAGGCCCACGCTGTTGACGTGGGGTCAGCTGGGTCCGGGCAAGGGGATCGAGCGGGCCATCGACGCCATGAGCGCTCTGCACCAACTCAACGGCCGGCCGCGGTATCTCGTCGCGGGCGGGACACATCCCAAGGTGCTCGCCGCCGAGGGCGAGCAATACCGTGACGCGTGTGTGCAGCAGGTCCACGACAGTGGGTTGGCAGGCGTGGTGTTCTTCGAGTCCGGTTATCGCGACCGGGAGTCGTTGAGCGCGCTGGTCCGGTCCGCCGCAGTGGTGGTGCTGCCCTACGACTCCACCGAACAGGACACATCCGGTGTGCTCGTGGAAGCCATCGGCCATGGTCGGCCCGTCGTCGCCACGGCTTTTCCACATGCAGTGGAGCTCCTCGGGAGTGGCGCGGGCATCGTCGTCGCGCATGATGACCCCGACGCGTTGAGGTGGGCGTTGCGCAGCGTGCTCACCCAGCCACGTCTGGCAGGCGATATGGCGGCCGAGGCGAGAAGGCTGGCTCCCTCGATGGCGTGGTCGATGGTCGCCGCGTCATATCAGGCTGCTGCACAACAGGTTTTGTCGATTCAGCCGGAACGCATATGACGGGTATCCCGCAGCCGAGGTTCGACCACCTGCATCATTTGACTGACGCCCGCGGTACCTTCGAGCGCGCCTGTCTCTCCGAGCCGCAGACCGAGAATGGTTACCGGACAGAAGATATGGCCCGTGTGCTCGTTGTCGCCACCCGGCAACCCGGGGCAGACCAGGCGGTGCGCCGGCTGGCGGGGGTGTCGATACGTTTCCTGAACGAGGCGCAGACCGTGAGCGGTGCCTGCCGCAACCGCATGGCGGGCACCGGCGCCTGGGTCGATGCGCCGGCGCTGGAAGAAGCCTGGGGACGCTGCCTGTGGGGACTTGGCGCCGCCGCGCACAGCGCTGACGGCATGGTCCGCACGATGGCCGTGATCCAGTTCGAGCGTGCGGCGCGGCGCCGATCGGTGTCGCCACGGGCCATGGCGTTCGCAGTGCTCGGCGCCGCCGAGATGCTTACCGTGCACCCTGAACACGGTGCGGCGCGCGCCCTCGTCTCTGACTATGCCGTCCGTGTTCCCGCACCGAGCGGCTGCACAAGCTGGCCGTGGCCGGAGCGCAGGCTGACCTACGCCAATGCCGTTCTCACCGAGGCGATGATCGCTGCGGGCATCGTTCTCGACGACACCGAGCTGTGGAACCGAGGGCTCGACCTGCTGGCCTGGCTCGTGGCAGGCGAGACCGTGAACGGCCACCTTTCGCCGACACCCGCTGCAGGCAGGTCGGCCGACGACATCCGGCCGGGATTCGCCCAGCAGCCGACCGAGGTGGCCGTCCTCGCCGACGCCTGTGCCCGTGCCGCAACCGTCGATCCGCGAGCCATCTGGCCCGATACGGTGCGAGCCGCCGCAGCATGGTTCGAGGGCGCCAACGACGCGGGTGAACTCATGTGGGTTCCCGGCACGGGCGCGGGATTCGACGGATTACATGCCGACGGTGTCGACCGCAATCAGGGCGCGGCGGCCACCCTGGCGGCCATCTCGACGTTTCAGCAGGCGCAACGGTATTCGCACGCAGTGTGATGACGTCGGTCACGCGCTGTGGCGGGAACCGGCATTGACGGTTACCCTCGCGGATAACACGCCCAGGTGGCCCGGACACGCGCCGCACATCGACGAACCGGGATCACACACAGGTGGCAATCAGCGACAGCGCGGCGTACGCGCAAATGAGCCGCGCCGACATCGAGGCTTTCGGTGCCGAGCTCGACAGTATCCGCAGCGACATCGAGGATTCGCTCGGCGAGCGCGACGCGGCCTATATCCGGCGCACGATCAATTTCCAACGGACACTTGACCTGGCCGCGCGGCTGCTGATCGCCGGCAGCCGATCGAGAACCGGGTGGTTGGTGGGGACGGTTTCGCTGGCATACGCGAAATCGGTCGAGAACATGGAGATCGGGCACAACGTCTGCCACGGCCAGTGGGACTGGATGAACGACCCCGAGATCCACTCGAGCACGTGGGAATGGGACATGGTCGGCCCGTCCGCGCAGTGGCGTTACTCGCACAACTACCGCCACCACGTGTTCAGCAACGTGCTCGGCGTGGACGACGACCTTGGCTTCGGGATCCTTCGGATGAGCCGCGATCAGGCCTGGGAGCCACAGCATTTCATCCAACCGCTGCGTAATGTGCTGCTCGCCATGATCTTCGAGTGGGGCATCGCGCTGCACGGCTTCTATTCGGCACGCGACCGGGCGGATACGGCAGCCGGCAAGCTGGATGCGCGCCAGGTGTTGCGAGCGAAGATCGGCAGGCAGTTGGTCAAAGATTACCTCATCCTGCCCGCGCTGAGCCGGCGTCGCTGGCGCCGGACCCTGGGAGCCAACCTCACGGCCAATCTGTTGCGCAACCTGTGGGCGTATGTAGTGATCTTCTGCGGGCATTTCCCCGACGGTGCCGAGAAGTTCACCGCCGACACGCTCAAGGACGAGACCAGACCGGAGTGGTACCTCAGACAGATGCTGGGTACGGCGAACTTCAAAGCCGGTACCGTGCTGGCGTTTTCGAGCGGGAATCTGTGCTACCAAATCGAGCATCACCTGTTCCCGGATCTTCCGAGCAACCGGCTGGCCGAGATCAGTGTCCGGGTACGAGAACTGTGCGACAAGTACAACGTGCCCTACACCAGCGGGCCGCTGTCGCATCAATACCTTCAGACGCTGCGCACCATATTCCGGCTCGCACTGCCTGACACCGGTTGGCGCGGCGTGCGATCGGCACTACGGTCGTCGTGGCGCAACGGATGACTGAGCGACGCCACCGCGCCGGCCGGGATCCCGAAAAGGAACATCGCTTCTGTTGTCCCTGGGACATCGCTGTCGGCCAGGGAGGAGCTTTCGGCCAGTGGGTGGGCCGCCCGGCCACTGCTCAGCTCCAACGGTCACGAAGACCGTGGCGACGAGCAAGTCTGTGAATCCGACGAAGGCGGTTTCCAATGTCTGTTCCGCTGGCTTCCAGTAGACGCCCATATTGCAGAGCTGTCAACACAAGCGGTGCCATATCCCCGTCGGTGACGGAATCGCTTGCGGAGCAATCCGTTAGCCGAAATGATCACGGCTCTTCCACAGTTCTGACGATGTCGGTCAAGCGCACCGAGACCGTCGCCCGCCGGTCGGCGTAACCACGTGCGGCCCGCTGGATTTCGGCGGTCTGTTCGGTCCTGATGCGCTGGTACTCCTGCAACGCCGCGGTGTAGTCGTCATGGCCGGCGCCCGCGATCTGCGTGGCCAGTTCGGCCGCGTCCTGAAGGGCCTGGTTGGCGCCCTGTCCGCCGAACGGCGTCATGGGGTGTGCGGCGTCGCCCAGCAGCGCGATCCGGGCCGTGGTCCACCGGTCGATGGGATCCCGGTCGTACACCGGGTGCATGTAGACCGGGCCGGTCGCGGCGAGCAGCATCCGCGGCACGACGGGATCGAACTCGTCGAACTGCGCGGCAAGCGCTTCGAGGTCGGCCTGGGCGGACCACAGGTGCAGCGGTGGTTCGTCCACCCCGAGCGTGGCGTCGACAGCGACCTGCCTGCCGGCCCGCACCGGCATGGCGATGACGTGTTTGGCGTAGTCGTCCGAATGCCACGACCGCAGCCGGTCGTTGGGCCCGTCGAGACAGTCCGCGGGGCTCACGGCCCGGAAGATCACCGAGCCACAGTAGTGAATCTCGTCGCTGCTGAACATCTTCCGCACGGTGGAGCGCAGCCCGTCGGCAGCGATGACCAGACCGGCCCGGGCGGTCTCACCGTTGGTGAAGCTCAATTCGACGTGATCGTCACGTTCGGTGATCGCGGCCAGCTGATGGCGCAGCCGCACGTTCTCGGCCCCGACGGCCCCGACCAGCAGACTGTGCAGATCGGCCCGGTGCACAGTGCGGGGCGAGACCTCGGCGTCTGCGTAGCCGAACCGTCCGTGTTCGCCGTCGGCGTCGGGTGCCGCACCGTAGTCGGTGACCTTCTCGAGCCGGCCGAGCTGGTCGCGGTTCTCGAAATATGCGGTGGCCGACGAGATCTCGTTGAACGCGTCGATGATCTTCCATTGCGAGAACAGCCGCAGCGTCTGCGGCGAGATGCCCAGCGGGCCGCCGACCTCGCCGAGCTCGCGGGTCTTGTCGAACAGCACGGGACGGTGGCCGTGTCGCTGCAGCGCGACGGCCGCGGCCAGGCCGCCCAGGCCGGCGCCGACGATGGCGATATCCATGGTCTTGCCTTTCAGGTTCAAGGGATTCGGGCCAATGCCTCGGCGTCGAGATACACGCCGGAGAGCACGTCAGGCCGATAACTGGTGACAGTGTGGACATTGCACAGTGGCAGCCACAGCCCGTCGCCGACGATCCGCCGTTGGGTGTCGTGCACCAGCTCACGGCGCGCGGCAGGATCGGCACAGGTGAGTTGGGCGTCGAGCAGGGTGTCGAGCTCGTCGGGTTCGGTGCGGCGGTTCATGTTCCGTTGGGTGACGGCGAACTGGTAGCGCAGCACGTCGGGGTCGCTTCCGGTGAAGTAGAAGAACCGGAAGTCGTAGTCCCCGGATTCCTGCCGCCTGCGCAGCTCGGGAAAGTCGACATCGCAGAGCGCGAGCTCGACGCCATGGTCGGCCCACTGCGCGGCCACCGCGTTAAGGACCGCGGTGTCGACGGGGGAGAACGTGCTGTTGAACACCACCTCGAACCTGGGCCGCCGGCCGTCGAGCAACCGGTGCGCGGTTGCCGGATCGTAGGTGAGTTCGGCCGTGCAGTCGCGATAGTCGAGCGTCGGCGGCGTCAACACCGAGGTGGCGACGGAGTAGCCACTCGGATCGAGCAGCGGTTGCAGGCGTGGCCGGTCGATCAGCAGCGACAGCGCTCGGCGGATTCGCGGGTCGGCAAGCAGACCGCGGGATGCATTGGGGCACAGCCCGTAACTGATGCCCGGATTGTCCAGTGCGGCGGCTGCAAACCCGTCGACCGGCCCGGGGTAGAGGTCGCCCGAGACGGACTTCTGAAATATCAACCGGCGGGCTCCGTCACGCAGCCCCTCGGCCGTCCGTGCCCAGCGCCCGGTGCCCAGTCCCGCCCGGCTCGTGATGGCGAGGTTCACACTGGCCAGCGACCGCAGGAACGCCGCGTTGTGTCGCGTGAAGCGAAACGTCACGGTGTCGCCGTCGGTGTCGACTCGGTCGAGCCCGGTGAGCATCGTCACGGCGGCCGGAAGCGGTGAAACCCGCTCCAACGCACGGATTTCGGTGAAGCTCTGCGCGACGGCGGTGGGGGTGAGCGGTGTGCCGTCCGAGAACGCTCTGTCGGCGCGGATCTCCAGATCCAGGGTCAGCTGGTCGCGGTAGCGCCACGACGTGGCGAGCCAGGGCAGCAGTTCTCCGCTGCCGGGATCGACGTCGAGCAGGCTCTCGTAGACCTGGCGGCAAAACGTCTTCGAGATGCTGTTGTACGCCAGGCGCGGATCGGTGGTGAGCTGGTCGGTGGGCCAGCCGTACGTGAGCGTCATCGCACAGCCACCAATCGGGTTGCCCGGCACGCCGAGCGGGCCGCCAACGCCGCCGCCACGCCGACCACCGTCATCAGCGCGGCGACCCCGCCGAACAGTTCGGTGCCCAGGCCGTCGATCATCGTCGCGCCCATCGCCACGCCGATCGCGGCGCCCAGTGCCCGCAGGTAGTGGTACAGGCTGGAGTCGAACGCGATCTGTGCGGAGTTGGTCAGCACATTGGCGGCCAGGGAGCTCCACAGGAATCCCATCGCGCCACCCATGAGCGCGGCGCTGAGCAGTAGCGGGTGTCCCGGCAGGACGACGCTCAGCCCGGCCGTGATCAGGAACAGCGCACCGATCCACACCAGGCGGGTGTTCTTGGCGTTGTCACCGGGCCTGCCGAATCTCAGCACCGGGATCAACCCCGCGAAGAACGCCATGGGAAGCAGATACAGCGCCGAGCCATACGAACTCACGCTGCGTACCTGCTGCAGGAAGTAGATCAGCGACAGCGTGAAGACGTTGGTGGCGATGCCGGCCACGAACACCACGAAGAGGCTCTGGCGCAGAACGGGATTCGGGGCCTGACGGTAGGCCCGGACGACGATGACGGTGATGCCGATCATGGTCGCGGCGACACACAGGGCCACCTTGGTGGGCACGGTGCCGGCCGCGCCGATCACCAGGAAGATCGCGAGCTGCACGACCGCGAGGCCGACGACCGGGATCGCCGCGCGGCCGCTCGTGGCGTCCTCGTGCGTGGTGGCCGGTCGGGCAGGTGCCAGCGCGAGCAGGGCCATCGCGATCACGGTGGTCGCCACGGTCTCGTACGGGAAGGAGCGCCAGCCCCACAGGTCGTTGAGCAGCGCGGTGATCAGCGGTGAGCACAGCGCCGACGCCGACACCACCAGACCCCACGTGCCGAGGACTGCCGAGTGGTGATCGGGATAGAACTGCGTCCGGATGATGCGGAAGATCTGCGGCGCGAGCACGGCCGACGCGATGCCCTGCAGGAACCGGATGGTGATCAGTATCCAGAACTGGGGGCTGAGGCTCGCGGCGATGCCGAGCACGGCGAGCACCGCCGAGCCGGCGAAGAACGCGGCCGTCGGTGAGTACCGATGCGACAGCAGGCCCGCGGGCAGCAACGCCAGACAGAAGCCGGCCAGGAATGCCACACCGATGTAAGCGGCCTGCGAGAACGGGATGTCGAAGTAGTCGGCGATCGCGGAGTTCAGCAGCACAGCCGACGACGAGTTGGAGTAGAGGGTGTATTCGGTCAGGTAGAGCGACGCCGCAACGGCGTATAGGGACGGCTTCATGACGCCTCGAAGCTGATAGCAGGGTCAGTGGGTTGCGCGAGCTAACCCGAGATCCTCTTCAGCGGCGCCAGGCGGGCACGGTTCCACATCGACGACAGCAAACGTGCGTTTGCCCGGTCGGATGCGGTTGCCATGGCGACCACTGTACCGACATCGAGATTCACACCAGGGACAAGATCCGTGCCCGGTTTGTCCCTGGTGTGAGTCTCGGTGCGACGTCGCGCAGGTGGCGGCGCGCTGCCCGGCAGTTCCATATACGCCAGAATTCACCCTTAGGCGGCGCAAAAGGCCACTATCACCGCATCTGTTGTCCTATTTCGTCATCCATGCTAGTTTTCTGGCACATACACATCATGTGATTGGGCTCACAAGACCACTCTGGTGTGTCAATTGACACGCCGGGCCCACGAGAGAGGCAATGCGCAACCGTGGATGACTCGCTGAACTTCAGTAGCGCTCGCGACCTGGCAGCGCGGCTGCGCCGCCGCGAGGTCTCGGCCCGCGAGGTGCTGGCGGCGCACGTCGGCCAGATCGAGCGACACAACCCCGCGGTGAACGCGATCGTGAGCCTCGACATCGACGGCGCCGAGCGGGCCGCCGACGAGGCGGACCGCCGCTGCGCCGCGCGTGAGCCCGTGGGCCCGCTGCACGGGCTGCCGATCGCGTTCAAGGACACCCACGCCACCGCGGGCATGCGCACGACGTTCGGCTCGCCGCTGCACGCCGACTGGGTTCCTGAGCAGGACGACGAAATCGTCCGGCGCATCCAACGCGCGGGCGCCATCCGGATCGGCAAGACCAACGTGCCCGAGTTCGCGGCCGGATCGCATTCGTTCAACTCGGTTTTCGGCACGACCCGCAACCCGTACGCCCTCGACCGGTCCGCCGGCGGTAGCAGCGGGGGTGCCGCGGCCGCGTTGGCGAGCGGTATGCAACCCATCGCCGACGGCAGCGACATGGGCGGCTCGCTGCGCAACCCGGCTTCGTTCTGCAACGTGGTGGGCCTGCGCCCGACACCCGGACGGGTGCCCGATCCCGGTGCCGCGTGGGCGCTTCCGAACCTGGCGACCGCGGGCCCGATGGGCCGCACGGTCGGTGACGTCGCGCTGCTGCTGTCGGTGATCGCGGGCGCGCATCGGGATGACCCGTCGTCCCTGAGCGACGACCCGGCGGCGTTCGCCACGGTGCACCCCGCCGAGCTGAAAGGCCTCCGGGTCGCCTGGGCACCCACCCTCGGCGACCGCGTCCCGGTGGACGCAGAAGTGCTGGCGCCCTTGGAAACCGCGGTCGGGCTGTTCGCGGAACTCGGCGCGCACGTCGACCCGGCATGCCCGGATCTCGACGGTGCCGACGCCACGTTCCGCACGCTGCGCGCGGTCGAGTTTGACGTCATGTGGGGTGACCAGCTCGACGCCACCCCCGACGCGTTCAAGGCCGATCTCGCGTGGAACATCCGCGAGGGCCGGGCCAGGACTCCCCGCGACGTCGGCCAGGCCCTGGCCGAACTGACCCGGCTGCGGCGCGCGGCCGCGGCGTTCTTCGACACGTACGACGTGCTGCTCGCACCGGTCAGCCAGGTCGCACCCTTCGACGCCGAGCAACTCTGGCCCACCGAAGTGGCCGGGGTACCCCAGCACACCTACCTCGACTGGATGGCGTCCTGCTATCTGATCACCACCCTTGGCGTTCCTGCCATTTCGGTGCCCGCGGGGTTCACGCCCGACGGGCTGCCGGTCGGGCTGCAGATCGTCACCCGTGCCCGCTCCGAGCAGATGCTGCTCGCGGTGGCCGCGGCATTCGAAGCCGCCACCGGCCACGGTCAGCGGCGCCCCGCCCCCTCCCTGGAGAACCGCTCATCATGAAACACCCTGTCCTGGAAAGCCCGCGGCGCCTCGCCATCGCCGCGGTCCCGATCCTCGGATTCCTGATCACCCCGTTCCTGTCGTTCGTCAACGGACCGCACCTGTGGTTCGGTGTCCCGTCGGTGCTCGTCTGGACCGCGATGTGCGTCGTCGGCACGGTCGTCGCGCTGCGCATCGTCGAGGCCACCTATCAGCGGGACGGCGGCGCTGCTCTCGACGCCGCCGACGCGGCCGACGGAGACCCGCGATGAACGCGCTCACCGTCTTCATCGTGATCGGCCTGATCGCCATCGGTGTGCTCGGCGTCGCGGGCCGGCGCGCCACCAAACTCGACGAATGGACAGTCAGCGGCCGCAGCTTCCGCCGGTGGCGCTCGTGGTTCCTGCAGGCGGGCGAGTCGCTCACCACGTTCAGCTTCCTCGGCCTGTCCGGCATCGCGTTCGGTGGCGGCGTCAGTGCCACGTTCGCCCTTGCCTACCTGTCGATCTCGGCGATCGGCATGTACTTCGTCGCGCCGCGCCTGTGGCGGCTCGGCAAGGGCCGCGGCTATCTCACCATGGCCGACTTCTTCATCGACCGCTTCAACAGCCCGGTGCTGGGCAAGGTCGTCGCGGTGGTCGGCGCCATCTTCCTGCTGCCCTACCTCGAACTGCAGATCACGGGCCTGGGACTGATCGTCGAACTGGCCACGGGCAGCGAATCGAGCCGTGGACTGTCCATGGTGATCGCGAGCGTGCTGGTGATCCTGTTCGTGGTGTGGGCGGGCATCCGCGGGGTTTCGCGGGTCGCGGTGCTCAAGGACGCGCTCATGGTTGTGGCGCTGCTCATCGTGGTCGGCGGTGTCGCGTTCGGCATCGCCGGAATCCCCGAGGTCTTCGCGCGGGTGCACCAGGATCAGCCCGTGCTGCTGACCCTCGCCGCACCGGGATACGACACCACGTTCTTCCTCACCGCGGTTGTCGTCACGTCGATCGGTGCGGGGCTCAACGTGTTTCCGCACCTGTGGCCGCCGGTGTTCGCGGCTCGCAGCGGGGAGATCCTGCGCAGCAACTACACGTGGCTCGCGCTGTATCAGCTGCTGCTGTTCGCGCCCATCATCGTCGGGCTCGGCGCGACGCTGGTTTTGCCGACCGACACCACGGGCAACCATGTACTGCTCGACACCGCGACGCACACGCTGCCGGACTGGCTGGTCGCGGTCGTCGCGATCGGCGGCGCCTCGGCCGCCATGGTGCCCGCGGCCGCGATCGTCATGGGCATCTCAACCCTGGTTTCGCGCAACCTCATCACCGTCGGTAGCGAGAAGACCCGGATGCGCATGAACACCGCTGTCGTCGCGGGTGCCATCACCCTGGCGCTGGCCTTCGGCCTCGGTGGCGCGAGCATCGCGAGCCTGCTGCTGCTCACGTATGGCGGCCTGACCCAACTCGCACCTGCCATCTTGGTGGCGCTGCGCGGGCGCGTCACGGTGGGTGCGGTCCCGGTGCTCGCCGGCATCGTCGTCGGTGTGCTGGTGGTCAGCTGGATCACGTTCTTCGAGATCCCGATCGGCAGTTGGGATTCCGGCTTCATCGCACTTGGCCCAAACCTCGTCGTGCTGGTCGTCGGCGAGGCGATCCGCCGCCGGCTCCCGCGAAAAGCTGACACGGCTGTGAAAACTGAAGTACCAGTAGTGGGGTGACCCGACCGGTGGAAGTGCTCGACCCCCTCGCGCTTCGGATTACCGAGGCGCTGCAGGTCAACGGCAGGGCGTCGTGGCGACGGATCGCGGAAGTGCTCGACGAGCCCGTCCGCACCGTCGCCCGCCGGGGCGCGGCGCTGCTCGAGGACCGCACGGTGCAGGTCGTCGGGCTGACCGCGCTGGCCCCGACGCACCTGCTGCTCGTGCAGTGCCGACCTGACGCCGTGCAGTCGGTGGCCCGGGCCCTGGCCGCCCGTCCCGACACGGTTTTCGTCTATGCGCTTGCCGAGTCGGCGGAGGTGATCGCCGAGGTGGCGTCGGAGTTCGAGGCGCTGCCGGACGTTCTCGGTGCAGGGCTCGACGGCGTGATCACCCACCGGCTGACCCCGGTGCTGCAATACTTCCGGACGGTCGCCGAGTGGCGCGCAGGCGTGCTGACGCCGGCCGAGGTGGCCGCGCTCGAATTACCCGACGTGCCACCGGAACAGACCCGCACCGGGCTGCAGGTCGATGACGTCGACCGCGCGATCATCGACGCCCTGGTGGCCGACGGTCGCACGCCGTTCGAGACCATCGCGTCGCTCGCTGGCTTCTCACAGGCCACCGCCCGGCGGCGTATCGACCAGCTGATCCAACGGGGTTTCGTCCGCATCCGCGCCGTCGTCGGCCCGGCCCTGCTCGGCCTGCCGGTCGAGACGCTGCTGTGGATCCGGTGCGCTCCCCAGCACGCCGAACACGTCGGAACCACGCTCGCCCGTTCACCTCTCGTGCGCTACGCCGCGATGGTGATGGGCGAGTATCCGCTCGTCGTCGACGTGACGGCCCACGACATCGCCGAACTGCGCGACTTCCTCACCAACGGCCCGTGGGAGGGCCGCGTCGAATCGGTCCACCCGACCCTGTTGCTGCAGACGTTCAAGCGCGGCGGGGTTGTGACTGAAAGGTTCTCGGATGCTGCTGAATTCGCTTGAACTCGCTGATGCGACCGCCGCGGTCACCATCGGCGAGCAGAGCGTGTCGCGGGCTGAACTCGCCGCCACGGCACGTGCGCTCGCCGCCGCACTCCCGACCGACCGTCCCGTCGCGGTGTGCGCGCAGCCCACGCTGGACACCGTCATCGGCGTGACCGCATGCCTGCTGGCCGGCGTGCCGGTGGTGCCCATCCCGCCCGACTCGGGCAGCGCCGAGCTGCGTCACATCCTCACCGACGCCGGGGTCGCGTGCTGGGTCGGGCCCGCGCATCGCGACTCCGACCTGCCGGTCGTGCCGACGCACGGGCACACCGGCGCGGTTTCGGACGGCCCGGCCGACGACGCCGTCGCCATGATCCTCTACACGTCCGGAACCACCGGCGCGCCAAAGGGAGTCAACCTCAGCCATCGTGCCCTCGCGGCGGGAATCGACGCCGTCGCCGACGCGTGGCAGTGGACCGCCGAGGACACCGTCGTGCACGGGCTGCCGCTGTTCCACCTGCACGGGCTCGTGCTCGGGGTGCTCGGCTCGCTGCGGATCGGCTCGCGCGTCGTCCACACCGTCAAGCCGCGTCCCGAGCGCTACGCCGCCGCGGTCGGCACCATGTACTTCGGTGTCCCCACCGTATGGTCCCGGATCGCGGCCGACGAATCCGCGGCGCGGGCGCTGAGCCGGGCCCGGCTGCTGGTGTCGGGCAGTGCACCGTTGCCGACGCCCGTGTTCGACCGCATCACCGAGCTCACCGGCCAGGCGCCGATCGAGCGGTACGGCATGAGCG
Proteins encoded:
- a CDS encoding sodium:solute symporter family protein, with product MNALTVFIVIGLIAIGVLGVAGRRATKLDEWTVSGRSFRRWRSWFLQAGESLTTFSFLGLSGIAFGGGVSATFALAYLSISAIGMYFVAPRLWRLGKGRGYLTMADFFIDRFNSPVLGKVVAVVGAIFLLPYLELQITGLGLIVELATGSESSRGLSMVIASVLVILFVVWAGIRGVSRVAVLKDALMVVALLIVVGGVAFGIAGIPEVFARVHQDQPVLLTLAAPGYDTTFFLTAVVVTSIGAGLNVFPHLWPPVFAARSGEILRSNYTWLALYQLLLFAPIIVGLGATLVLPTDTTGNHVLLDTATHTLPDWLVAVVAIGGASAAMVPAAAIVMGISTLVSRNLITVGSEKTRMRMNTAVVAGAITLALAFGLGGASIASLLLLTYGGLTQLAPAILVALRGRVTVGAVPVLAGIVVGVLVVSWITFFEIPIGSWDSGFIALGPNLVVLVVGEAIRRRLPRKADTAVKTEVPVVG
- a CDS encoding Lrp/AsnC family transcriptional regulator, whose protein sequence is MTRPVEVLDPLALRITEALQVNGRASWRRIAEVLDEPVRTVARRGAALLEDRTVQVVGLTALAPTHLLLVQCRPDAVQSVARALAARPDTVFVYALAESAEVIAEVASEFEALPDVLGAGLDGVITHRLTPVLQYFRTVAEWRAGVLTPAEVAALELPDVPPEQTRTGLQVDDVDRAIIDALVADGRTPFETIASLAGFSQATARRRIDQLIQRGFVRIRAVVGPALLGLPVETLLWIRCAPQHAEHVGTTLARSPLVRYAAMVMGEYPLVVDVTAHDIAELRDFLTNGPWEGRVESVHPTLLLQTFKRGGVVTERFSDAAEFA
- a CDS encoding acyl-CoA synthetase — translated: MLLNSLELADATAAVTIGEQSVSRAELAATARALAAALPTDRPVAVCAQPTLDTVIGVTACLLAGVPVVPIPPDSGSAELRHILTDAGVACWVGPAHRDSDLPVVPTHGHTGAVSDGPADDAVAMILYTSGTTGAPKGVNLSHRALAAGIDAVADAWQWTAEDTVVHGLPLFHLHGLVLGVLGSLRIGSRVVHTVKPRPERYAAAVGTMYFGVPTVWSRIAADESAARALSRARLLVSGSAPLPTPVFDRITELTGQAPIERYGMSETMITLSTRADGERRPGSVGQPVLGVETRLRTEDGLEVPDDGDSIGRLQVRGPMLFTDYLNRPDATAASWTSDGWFITGDVATRDAQGFHRIVGRESVDLIKSGGYRIGAGEVETALLAHPDVREVAVVGQPDPDLGQRVVAYVVTDADRGGLADRLIAVVAENLSNHKRPREVVFVDELPRNAMGKVQKKLLG